In Anoplopoma fimbria isolate UVic2021 breed Golden Eagle Sablefish chromosome 22, Afim_UVic_2022, whole genome shotgun sequence, a genomic segment contains:
- the pjvk gene encoding pejvakin isoform X2: MFAAATKNFVKQVGDTGRLIPVPSLSEADRYQPLSLVTRKRKRHFWKKNKYASTAFSLKDVLVGEKEITAGVSSYQLLNYEDKSDVALNGRLGNHLINDVGFNISGSDSVAVKASFGIVTKHELEVPTLLRELNSRKVDLDHCLVRQSKESGRTVLCVVVESIRTTRQCSLTVHAGMRGTTMRFQIDDGRNPKGRDKAIVIPAHTTIAFSICQLFVRLDGRLENQTFEELTQSDTYMDDMVTDYYEKAASMTDVSTTYLRESSHTRVNLLKHNIPKGPCALCGMGNQRRETVYGCLECTTGGQKYVRLHVVPCFDLWHKTLR, encoded by the exons ATGTTCGCTGCAGCCACTAAGAACTTTGTGAAGCAGGTTGGAGACACCGGGAGGTTGATCCCCGTCCCGAGTCTGAGCGAGGCCGACCGGTATCAGCCCCTCAGCCTGGTcaccaggaagaggaagaggcacTTCTGGAAGAAGAACAAGTACGCCTCGACCGCCTTCTCCCTGAAGGACGTCCTGGTCGGGGAGAAAGAGATCACAGCAG GAGTGTCTTCTTATCAGCTCCTCAACTACGAGGACAAATCTGACGTCGCCCTCAACGGCCGTTTAGGAAACCACCTCATCAACGACGTCGGCTTCAACATCAGCGGCTCGGACTCCGTGGCCGTCAAAGCCTCGTTCGGCATCGTCACCAAACACGAGCTGGAGGTGCCCACCTTACTGCGAGAGCTCAACTCCAG GAAGGTGGACCTGGACCACTGCCTGGTGCGTCAGTCTAAGGAGAGCGGTCGGACCGTCCTCTGTGTGGTTGTGGAGAGCATCCGAACCACACGGCAGTGCTCTCTGACCGTCCACGCCGGGATGAGAGGAACCACCATGAGg TTTCAGATCGACGACGGCAGGAATCCCAAAGGTCGAGACAAGGCCATCGTCATCCCGGCTCACACCACCATCGCCTTCAGCATCTGCCAGCTGTTTGTTCGGCTGGACGGGCGACTCG aaaaccaaacatttgAGGAGCTCACGCAGTCCGACACATACATGGACGACATGGTTACCGACTACTACGAGAAGGCCGCCAGCATGACGGACGTGTCCACTACTTATCTGAGAGAGAGCTCCCACACAAGGGTCAACCTGCTCAAACACAACATCCCCAAGGGGCCATGTGCGCTCTGCGGCATGGGCAACCAGAGGCGGGAAACCGTCTACGGCTGTCTGGAGTGCACGACCGGGGGCCAGAAATACGTCCGGCTGCACGTCGTGCCCTGTTTTGACCTCTGGCACAAAACGCTGAGGTGA
- the pjvk gene encoding pejvakin isoform X1 — MFAAATKNFVKQVGDTGRLIPVPSLSEADRYQPLSLVTRKRKRHFWKKNKYASTAFSLKDVLVGEKEITAGVSSYQLLNYEDKSDVALNGRLGNHLINDVGFNISGSDSVAVKASFGIVTKHELEVPTLLRELNSRKVDLDHCLVRQSKESGRTVLCVVVESIRTTRQCSLTVHAGMRGTTMRFQIDDGRNPKGRDKAIVIPAHTTIAFSICQLFVRLDGRLDICVAPGSQGGFEREQIREQLGGYIGHFSMGRLRRFLSGIIYGNPFRAENQTFEELTQSDTYMDDMVTDYYEKAASMTDVSTTYLRESSHTRVNLLKHNIPKGPCALCGMGNQRRETVYGCLECTTGGQKYVRLHVVPCFDLWHKTLR, encoded by the exons ATGTTCGCTGCAGCCACTAAGAACTTTGTGAAGCAGGTTGGAGACACCGGGAGGTTGATCCCCGTCCCGAGTCTGAGCGAGGCCGACCGGTATCAGCCCCTCAGCCTGGTcaccaggaagaggaagaggcacTTCTGGAAGAAGAACAAGTACGCCTCGACCGCCTTCTCCCTGAAGGACGTCCTGGTCGGGGAGAAAGAGATCACAGCAG GAGTGTCTTCTTATCAGCTCCTCAACTACGAGGACAAATCTGACGTCGCCCTCAACGGCCGTTTAGGAAACCACCTCATCAACGACGTCGGCTTCAACATCAGCGGCTCGGACTCCGTGGCCGTCAAAGCCTCGTTCGGCATCGTCACCAAACACGAGCTGGAGGTGCCCACCTTACTGCGAGAGCTCAACTCCAG GAAGGTGGACCTGGACCACTGCCTGGTGCGTCAGTCTAAGGAGAGCGGTCGGACCGTCCTCTGTGTGGTTGTGGAGAGCATCCGAACCACACGGCAGTGCTCTCTGACCGTCCACGCCGGGATGAGAGGAACCACCATGAGg TTTCAGATCGACGACGGCAGGAATCCCAAAGGTCGAGACAAGGCCATCGTCATCCCGGCTCACACCACCATCGCCTTCAGCATCTGCCAGCTGTTTGTTCGGCTGGACGGGCGACTCG ATATCTGTGTAGCTCCGGGGTCTCAGGGAGGATTTGAGCGGGAGCAGATCAGGGAGCAGCTCGGTGGTTACATCGGTCACTTCTCCATGGGTCGACTGCGCCGGTTCCTGTCTGGAATCATCTACGGAAACCCCTTCAGAGCAG aaaaccaaacatttgAGGAGCTCACGCAGTCCGACACATACATGGACGACATGGTTACCGACTACTACGAGAAGGCCGCCAGCATGACGGACGTGTCCACTACTTATCTGAGAGAGAGCTCCCACACAAGGGTCAACCTGCTCAAACACAACATCCCCAAGGGGCCATGTGCGCTCTGCGGCATGGGCAACCAGAGGCGGGAAACCGTCTACGGCTGTCTGGAGTGCACGACCGGGGGCCAGAAATACGTCCGGCTGCACGTCGTGCCCTGTTTTGACCTCTGGCACAAAACGCTGAGGTGA
- the pwp2h gene encoding PWP2 small subunit processome component → MKFAYKFSNLLGAVYRQGNLSFSKDGNAVISPVGNRVSVFDLKNNTSETLPVSTIKNITCVGLSPDGNLAVVVDEDGAALLISLITRAVLHHFHFHKPVNSIRFSPDGRKFVVTKENVALMYHAPGKQREFNAFVLDKSYYGPYDETTCIDWTDDSKCFVVGSKDMSTWVFGAERWANLIYYSLGGHKDVIVGCFFEKDSLDLYTVSQDGTLCVWESDTELDGLVLKKNQDKPKPPSKGDDDEEEEDMEERTEGEVIRGKAEAPKEMETTKNVRYKQRSKHFFNKEGDFNNLTAAAYHKPTHILVTGFASGIFHLHELPEFNLIHSLSISDQRIASVAINSSGDWIGFGCSRMGQLLVWEWQSESYVFKQQGHFNNMASLAYSPDGQYIATGGDDGKVKVWNTNSGLCFVTFTEHTSSITKVTFTSSGFVIVSASLDGTVRAFDLHRYRNFRTFTSPRPAQFSSLAVDVSGELVSAGAQDSFEIFLWSMQTGRLLEVLGGHEGPVSCLCFSPVQSILASASWDRTIRLWDMLDSWQVKETLALTSDALSVTYRPDGQELAVATLNGEISFWNPQTATQTGSVVGRHDLETGRKETDKITAKQSAKSKSFTSLCYSADGESILAGGHSKFVCIYNVKEQMLMKKFEISCNLSFDAMEEFLDRRKMTEFGSLALVDEGAGDGDGVNISLPGVRKGDMSSRHFKPEIRVSSLRFSPTGRSWAATTTEGLLVYSLDGSLVFDPYDLDLDVTPASIRKQLKLQEWASAIVLAFRLNEKALKQEVLETIPHAEIPVVCGSLPDIYVEKLLGFVAASLEKSGHLQFYMTWAQSLLMLHGQKLKNRSGAILPTLQSLQKSIQRHFDNMSKLCDFNVYNIRYAEALSKQKAVKRAAEEDVEEEEEEEEDEELSEQMSVASLEEAELML, encoded by the exons atgaagtTTGCTTATAAG TTCTCCAATCTGCTCGGAGCAGTGTACCGGCAGGGAAATCTGAGTTTCTCTAAAGATGGCAACGCTGTGATCAGTCCGGTGGGAAACAGAGTCTCTGTGTTCGACCTGAAAAA CAACACATCTGAGACGTTACCCGTCTCCACAATAAAGAACATAACATGTGTGGGTCTCTCTCCTGATGGGAACTTGGCAGTGGTGGTGGATGAAG ATGGAGCAGCGTTGTTGATCAGTCTCATCACCAGAGCCGTCCTTCATCATTTCCACTTTCACAAGCCTGTCAACAGCATCCGCTTCTCACCTGACGGCAG GAAGTTTGTTGTGACGAAGGAGAACGTCGCTCTGATGTACCACGCTCCTGGAAAGCAGCGTGAGTTTAACGCCTTCGTTCTGGACAAGAGCTACTACGGTCCCTACGATGAAACCACCTGCATCGACTGGACGGACGACTCCAA GTGTTTCGTGGTGGGCAGCAAAGACATGTCGACGTGGGTGTTTGGTGCAGAGCGCTGGGCCAACCTCATCTACTACTCTCTGGGGGGACACAAGGACGTCATCGTGGGCTGTTTCTTTGAGAAAGACAGCCTGGAT TTGTACACGGTGAGCCAGGACgggacactgtgtgtgtgggagagcgACACCGAGCTGGACGGCCTGGTCCTGAAGAAGAACCAGGACAAACCCAAACCCCCGAGTAAGGGCGACGacgacgaagaggaggaggatatggAGGAAAGAACGGAGGGAGAGGTCATCAGAGGGAAAGCTGAAGCTCCCAAAGAGATGGAGACGACCAAAAACGTTCGATACAAGCAGAGAAGCAA ACACTTCTTCAACAAGGAGGGAGACTTTAACAACCTGACGGCCGCCGCCTACCACAAGCCGACTCACATCCTGGTCACGGGTTTCGCCTCGGGGATCTTCCACCTGCACGAACTTCCGGAGTTTAACCTCATTCACTCCCTAAG tatttcagaCCAGAGAATCGCCTCAGTGGCTATAAACAGCTCTGGAGACTGGATCGGCTTTGGGTGCTCAA gGATGGGTCAGCTGCTGGTGTGGGAGTGGCAGAGCGAGTCGTACGTCTTCAAGCAGCAGGGACACTTCAACAACATGGCCTCGCTGGCGTACTCACCAGACGGACAGTACATCGCCACGGGAGGCGACGACGGCAAA GTCAAAGTGTGGAACACCAACAGCGGCCTCTGCTTCGTCACCTTCACGGAGCACACCAGCAGCATCACCAAAGTCACCTTCACCTCCAGCGGCTTCGTCATCGTCAGCGCTTCCCTGGACGGGACGGTCAGAGCGTTCGACCTGCACAG GTACCGAAACTTCAGGACGTTCACGTCGCCTCGCCCGGCGCAGTTCTCCTCCCTGGCAGTAGATGTCAGCGGAGAGCTGGTGAGCGCTGGAGCCCAGGATTCCTTTGAGATCTTCCTGTGGTCCATGCAGACAGGGAGACTTCTGGAG GTCCTCGGGGGTCATGAGGGTCCAGTCAGCTGCCTCTGTTTCAGTCCGGTCCAGTCCATCCTGGCCAGCGCCTCGTGGGACCGGACCATCCGGCTGTGGGACATGTTGGACAGCTGGCAGGTCAAAGAAACCCTCGCCCTCACGTCTGACG CTTTGTCAGTGACTTACCGCCCCGACGGTCAGGAGCTGGCTGTGGCCACTCTGAACGGTGAGATCTCTTTCTGGAACCCGCAAACGGCGACGCAAACCGGCTCCGTGGTCGGACGTCACGACCTGGAGACGGGCCGCAAAGAGACGGATAAAATCACAGCCAAGCAGTCTGCAAAGAGCAA GTCCTTCACGTCGTTGTGCTACTCTGCGGACGGGGAGTCGATTCTGGCGGGAGGCCATTCCAAGTTCGTCTGCATCTACAACGTCAAGGAACAGATGCTCATGAAGAAGTTTGAGATCTCCTGCAACCTCTCCTTTGATGCCATGGAG GAGTTCCTGGACCGACGGAAGATGACTGAGTTCGGCAGTCTGGCTCTGGTGGACGAGGGAGCTGGAGACGGAGACGGGGTCAACATCAGCCTCCCCGGAGTCAGGAAGG GTGATATGAGTTCTCGACACTTCAAGCCGGAGATCAGAGTGAGCTCGCTGCGGTTCTCCCCTACTG GTCGTAGCTGGGCGGCCACCACCACCGAGGGCCTGCTGGTCTACTCCCTGGATGGATCTCTGGTCTTTGACCCTTACGACCTCGACCTGGACGTGACCCCGGCCAGCATCCGTAAGCAGCTGAAGCTCCAGGAGTGGGCGTCCGCCATCGTCCTGGCGTTCAGACTCAACGAAAAAGCCCTCAAGCAGGAAGTGCTGGAAACTATACCGCACGCAGAGA TCCCAGTAGTCTGTGGCTCTCTTCCTGACATTTACGTTGAGAAGCTTCTGGGCTTCGTGGCGGCGAGCTTGGAGAAATCTGGTCACCTGCAGTTCTACATGACCTGGGCCCAGAGCCTGCTCATGCTGCACGGACAGAAACTCAAGAACAG GTCTGGAGCCATACTGCCTACGCTCCAGTCGCTGCAGAAGAGCATCCAGAGACACTTTGACAATATGTCCAAACT GTGTGACTTTAACGTGTATAACATTCGCTACGCGGAGGCCCTGTCGAAGCAGAAGGCCGTAAAGAGAGCAGCGGAGGAGGacgttgaggaggaggaggaggaggaggaagatgaagagctGTCAGAGCAGATGAGCGTGGCCTCTTTGGAGGAAGCAGAATTGATGCTGTAG